In Homo sapiens chromosome 19 genomic scaffold, GRCh38.p14 alternate locus group ALT_REF_LOCI_11 HSCHR19KIR_G085_A_HAP_CTG3_1, the sequence ataaatctaactcACACTATAAAAACACTTCTTAGTTTTTATCTAGTTGTACAttttttgatttatatttaaatttgagaaataaaagtcatatacGGTCATCCTTCACTATTCGTGGGTGATTGGTTTCGAGATCTCcactcagataccaaaatctgtagaTGCTCAAGCCTCTTATATGAAATGGCACAGCGCTTGCAAATAAcatatgcacatcctcctgtatacatGAAATCATCTCTTGATTACTTATAATTCCTGATACAGCCTACACACAGCTTCATTTGTGTCCATTCAACATAGTTATGAGTTTTGGAACTCTGTGGatattttctctgaatatttttgatttataCTTTGTTCAATAAAGACCTGTAAACCCCACAGATACGGAGGAGTGACCGTATATTTATAGTATGAAAGATGATGTGTTGATATGTGTCCCCATGGAGATGAGACTAACAAGGCCTATGACTCTACAAATGTTTCATCGTGGAATGACTCTGCCAGCTTTCCAGGTCTGCAGAGAGTAACAATGTCACTTGTTCATGTGATTCCCGATCCTTGGAACCTCCTATGTGCTGCATCTTTGGATGGAAATTGGAGTCCCAGAGACAAATGAGGCTCCACACTGCTTCCAGAAGCTCAGAGTCCAGAGGTGAGAACCCGGTGGAGAACAGATGGGATTATATGGACATGGTACTGATAACACCGGAAGCCTTAGGCAAGAAAAGAGTCCCATTACCTAAACCATGAGGGCAGACATGTTTATTTGAAGGAGGGAAAACtacattgaaattattttaaaaaatatataagttttACTGCTGACAGAAGGCTGAAAGCTAGTCTGAGGGGAGGTGGAACAGCATGAGGGAAGGTGGAACAGCACGTGTCTAAGTGCCGTGTTAAGAGGGAGCCTCTTGTATGTTTGGAATTGTGAGTTCCTCAGTGTGATTGCAGCCTCAAGTAGACTAGGAAGTAAGCCAGTTAGgttggagaggtgggcaggggtcAAGTGAAATGGAGAATTGTGGGCTAAGCAAAGGAGTGTGTTTTCTCTCCAGCAGGCAGTGGGGACCTTAGACATTTGTAAGCAAGGGAGAGGCACGTTCAGATTTGTGGTGTGAGGAAGAGCGATGCCCTAAGATGCAGACTCACGCCTTCAGATTCCAGCTGCTGGTACATTGGAGCTGGCAACCCAGTTTTGAGACAGGGCTGTTGTCTCCCTAGAAGATCCCCTCAAGGCCTGACTGTGGTGCTCATGGGCAGGAGACAACTTTGGATCAGGGCTCAGCATTTGGAAGTTCCGTGTACACGATGATATCTGTTGGGGGTGTCTTGGGCCTCTGAGAAGGGCGAGTGATTTTTCTCTGTGTGAAAACGCAGTGATTCAACTGTGCATATGTCACCTCCTGAGGGTCTTGTTCATCAGAGTCCTGGAGAGAGGGAAATGCTGAGTGAGGGAGGGTGCTCACATTTTCCAGGACTCTTTGGGAATAACACTAGCCACGAGGCTGGGCCGAGGAGCACCTACCTCCCTGTTCACTGTTCTGTTCCCTGCAGGCTCTTGGTCCATTACAACAGCATCTGTAGAAGACGGAAGTCAACAAAACAGCTCAGAGGGCACTTCTGGGCCCTCATTTCATAAGCAGATACCAACATACAGGGGGAGACCATAGGTGGCTGAGGTCCCTCAGTTGCCAACAGCAGACTCAGACATTCTATCTCTCTGAGCTCAAGGACCCATCCCATGAATAGCTCTGAGTTCCCATCCCATTGATTCTGTCTCCCACTTTCTGCCTGTCATGGAACCTTCTCCTGGATGTGAGTGGCTGCAGGGGACATGAGGATACAGTTCAGAATCAGGCAATGGTCTGTGAGCTGAAGGCAGGGACAGGGAGTCTGGTGCTCTCTCTAGAAAGTCCTCCCTCTGTGGCTGCTGCCTTGGGCCAGGGACCATCCTGTCTGTGAGGAACACACACCTGAGTGCTCCCATCCTGCTTCCCCACATGGCCCTGAGCTCTCTGGCCTCTGCTTCGTGAGACTTACTTTTTTTGTTGCAGCACCAGcgatgaaggagaaagaagaggaggaggatgaagaggatGATGACCACTGAGGTCCCAATCAGAACATGCAGGTGTCTGGGGTTACCTGGAAGAAGAGGAGACACCAATAAGAAGCTAATCATAGCAGTTCCTCTTTATGAATTGTCTCACATTTCTTGATTGACAGGTAACCACATACAACACCCCTTTAGGACAAGCACCCAGATGGAGGGAGACCCAGCTTTCTCCTGCTTTCTCAGTTATAGCTCTCATAGTAACCATAGAACGTGTTGAGGATACAACTACTTTAGTTGAGATGTTTGACCCCTTCAAACCTCACATTGAAATTTCACCCCCACTGTGGGAGGTTGGGCCTcttgagaggtgtttgggtcatggaggtggatccatCATGAACAGACCAATGCTGTCCCAAGGAGACGGGGTTAGCAAGTTCCCCTTCTATTAGTTCCTGGAGAGCTGGTTGTTCAAAAGAGCTTGGAAGCTCCATCGCTCCCCCTcccccttgctccctctcttgccgtGTGATCTCTGTGGTCTCTGCACAGACAGaccctccttcccttctgccaGAGTGGGAGCAGCCTGAGGCCGTCACGAGAAATAGATGCTGGTGCCACGCTTccagtacagcctgcagaactgtgaggcaaaCCAATCTCTTTTCTCTAGAAGTtacccaggctcaagtgttccttTAGAGCaacaaaaatggactaagacagcaacGTCCTGAGATCAGGAGGAACGTCTCAGAACAGCCTGGGCTGTCTTCCTGTTCTTCCTGGAGGAGGACGTCATGCAGTGCTTTAGCTGAGTGCTTCCTGTGGCTCCACAGTACAAAACCCAGGCTGGGCTGCTCTCTGGCTTCCCCCAGCTACACTGCAAATGGGGTGACTCCATATGTCCCGAGTAGCTTTTCTGAGCCTTGAGGGACTGGCTCACATTGAAATGTAGGTTTCTGTTGTCACTCGCTGCTTATCTGTTAGTAATGAACCTGCCTGTGTAATGTATTCTCTGTGTGTTCTGTCTCCCTGGAGTGACGGTGAGTGATAGGAATTGGCATAAGCCCAGGTGCAGTCCAGGAGGTATTTAGAGTCTTCTCTGGGAAGACTGCACTGGGATTGATACACAGCGAATGTGCTTTAGGATTTCTACATCCACAGCATTCTTGAATCAAACAACTTGCATTCtccaagaaaaggaaacaaaagtgaAATCAAGATAAAAAAAGCTAAGTAGAATTCTCTTATGTCAAATGGCCAGGAAATAGTGTTGAAGCCCGTGTGAAACGTGCTACTCTTTGTGATCTCGGGAGACACATGTTAGGCTGCTGTTCTACCCGAGAGGCTGGGGGAAGGACCACCCCCTCGGCCATCTATTGCTTCAATACCACCTGTCCTCCTGTGAATTAGTAGGAAAGGGGAGCAGGAGCTAGTGCTGGCACTGATCTCTGATTCCAAGATCTGGACTCACTCCAAGGAGTATCAATGTTTACCTCCCCATAGCCTATCTGAATCTCCACAGGTGATTGGAAGTAGGGGTGAGGTGGGGGATTTGGGTGAGTGGGCAAGTTTTTTGTTGCGATGAACAGAGCACTTTCTCTATTCCACGATCTGTGCTGGAGGATTCTGAGGGCTTTCACATTTTCTATGTGATCTCATTCTCACAGAAAGCCAAATAGGGAAGAGGTTTTAAGCTCATTGCCTAATGGATAAGATAAAGGATCAAAGAAGTAAttatagagaaatagaaaaacgaTGATTGGAATTCAGGTGCCTTTGTCATTCGtgtgtgttttattatatttatgtatttcttatttttattttttgagatagagtctccttgtgtcccccaggctggagtgcagtgatgcaatctccactcactgcaacctccacctactgggttgaagtcattctcctgcttcatcctccagaataggagctgggattacagggatgcaccatcgtgctcggctaatttttgtatttttagtagagatagggtttcaccacgttggccaggctggtctggaactcctgacttcatggaatccacccaccttggcctcctgcagtgctaggttacaggcgtgagccactgttcacAGACTTGTATATTATGCTATAATAAGTCTCTTCATTTCCACCACCACTCATATATCTGTCACTCCTTTGCCAGGTATTGATTTATGTGTAGGATGAATAAATCtcagaaagaaattaattaagCGAGGATTAAACAAGTAGGAAAATCAAACCCAGTAAGCGTTTCCAGTCAATGATTCTACCTCACAAACATATCTTATATCCATCTACTTCATTCATTTAGTGTCTAAATCAGCACCACATTTCACCAGTGGGGTGGCAATTGCCTTTTCCACGGTCTCCTAGATTCCAGTTATGCAACTGAGCCTCCCTTATTTTCATGTCAGTCATATTAATCATGTAGGGATTCCTGGTTACCCCGAGGTGAATCCAATGGCTGTGAGTGTCAAACACACACTCCTTGTTGCTCCTTAGTTTCCTGTGTACCCAGTGTGCTCTCCGTCTCTCTACAGTCGTCTTGTCATTCTCCCCACATCATTCCCAGCATTTGAGGCAGAGCCTCTTCCTTCCACATCAGATTGTTTTCACCTTTGTGCCTTCACGGCTGACAGCTGTGTGTGCAAAATCCTTCCGCCAATCTTTCAGGGGTTCAATCCGTGTTTTTCATTAATGTCACAAATATCTGAATAGTGAGACCTTCTTTGTCACCTGAAATCATACACTCAGCATTATCTATTATTGATTTtgaattctggctgggcacagtggctcacgcctgtagtcccattacTTTGGCATGCTGAGAcggtcggatcacttgaggttgggagtttcagacaagcttggccaacgtggtgaaacatcctctctacaaaaaatatacaaaaagaattagccgggcacggtggcagttgcctgtaatcccagctactcgagaggcggaggcaggagaatcacttgaatccaggagacgcaggttgcagtgagccaagatcgtgacactgcactgtagcctggaagacagagggcgactctgtctcaataaacaaaagaacaaacaaaaaatagatttcaTGCACAGATGCTTCCCAATGGATCATTCATTTATAGATCCACTTGTGCATTCATTTTCTGCCCTCCCATTTAACCATCTGCAATATCAGTGTCCCAAGGGCAGAAGCCAAATGCATCTTGTTCACCGTTTGTggaaggcaggagaatgctgtccCACCCCAAAATGTCCCTGTCCTAGCCTCCATAGCTTGtgaatatgttattttacatGGAAAGGAGGAATGAAGATTGTAGATGGAATTgcggttgctaatcagctgaacTTAAAACAAGGGTATCCTGGATGATTTCCAGGAGATTATGAGGGATTTTCATCTTGGTGAACCCAATAGAATCCCCAAGTTTTCAAAAGataaggaagaagggagagcagCATTCAGAGAAAGAGGTGTGGTAAGGAAGAAGGCACTGAGTgatgccatgtgagatgtgaccAGTCTTTGTGGGCtttgaggaaggaggaaggggaacaGGAGCCAAGGAACTGGGAGCCTTTAGAAGCTGGGATAAGTGAGAAGCAGATTCTTGCCTGGAATCCTCAGAGGGAAGGCAGCCTTGCTgtcaccttgattttagcccagtaagaTGCACTTCCTACTTTGAGCTACAGCACTGTAAGATAATTAAAAAACCGTTTTGTTTTCACCCACGAATCTTGTGGAAATTTGTTATGGCAACAATAGGAAAAGGTTCCGCACTGCACAGCCTGAGCATGGGGCCGTGGCTGAATGAGTCAGTGAGTCGAAGTGTGCGTGCATGAGCTCCGTTCTCTGTTACGGCAAGGCTGTTGCTCTGCTGAGTCAGCCAGGGTTGCTTCATGACCAACAGTAATTCATTCCTTGGCAAGTGGAACTTCTCTAAAACACCTCGCCCTCATCAgatgttcccttcccttccctctctcaagCCCCCAGGAATTTATCCTCCAGTTAGGAATGCAGGCAGAACAAACATTGCATTTTTCCTGAGAAGGATGTCAGATTGGCAATCattcttctagcttgtaggaggTCTCAGCTCCATAAAATGAGAGATTAAGAGATTTCACTGAGCCCTAGGTTGGGCCCAGATCCCTTTCGCTGTTGGAGTATCTGGAGTTCGGAGATGGTAGAAGACAGGCGTACAATGTCAGAGCTGCGAGATGCTGAGTCAATGCCTGCATCGAAGGTTTCTACCTCCCCAGGTTTCCAAAAGCGGATATAAGAGGGTTCTGTACTCACCGGTTTCGGAGCTTGGTTCAGTGGGTGAAGGCCAACTATTTGAAGGGTTTCCTAGAACACGAGAcaggagagaggtgaggaaatgAGGGTGTCTGTCCTCTACTCAATGGAAATCTTTGAGGTTGGTTCATGGCCAACACTCTGTTATCTAATATTGGGCCCTGGGAGTCCTGGGATCCTTTTTTCcgtaatttttgtatgtgacgCCCACTGTCTTGAGACTTCAAGGtataaagagaaaacaggagcatcacactacctgatctCAAAATATGTTACAGAGCTgtagtaagcaaaacagcatcaCATTGGCATAAAGAAAGGCACGTAGAACAATGGAGCAGAATGAAGAACACAGATATAATCCATGCATTTACCtccaatgtttttttcttttttcttttgagatggagtctcgctctgtcacccaggctggagtgcagaggtgcaatctcggttcactgccaccacagcctcctgggttcaatcaattctctggcctcaaactcctgagtagtGGTATTACAGGTGCtgaccaccatgctcagctaatttttatatttttagtggagacaatgTTTCATCACGTCGGCCAgactaatcttgaactcctggcctcaggtgatccacccgccttgggctcccaaagtgctgaaattgcaggtgtcagccaccatgcccagcccatccaATGgactttgacaaaggtgccaagaactcACAAtcaggaaaggacagtcttttcaataaacagtgcaGGGAAACCTGGACATCTacatgcagaggaatgaaactgcACCTCTACCTGTCACTATACACAAAACtcaaatgaaaatggattaaagatgtgaGTCTAAGGCCTGAACCTATGAAACAcgtagaagaaaatattggggaaatgctccaggacatttGTCTGAAGGaagacattttgttttaaacCTTCAAAACACAAGTAATCGAAGCAAAAATAGACCATTGGGATTACCTCAAACTAAGCAACTTCTGCACCGctaaaaataaaccaacaaagtgaagagacaacccacagattgggagcaaatatgtgcaaactatgcatctgagatgggattaataactagaaatataagaagctcaaacaactcaataaaacAAACGATTTAATTGAAAAAGGAGCAAAACACATGAAATTTCCCCACATACTAAAAAGTGCTCAGTTtcactcatcatcagagaaacacaaattaaaatcaaagtGAGTTTTCATCTCACCCCATTAAAATggattttaggccgggcgtggtggctcacgtctgtcatcctAGACCTTtgagagcctgaggtgggtgaaCCTcataaggtcgggagtttgagaccagtctgacccaCATgaagaaacactgtctctactaaaaatacaaaatttagttgggcgtggtggcgtgtgcctgtaattccagctactcgggaggctgaggcaggagaatcgcttgaacctgggaggtggaggttgtggtgagccgagatcgcaccactgcactccagcctgggtgacaagagcgaaactccatctcaaaataaaatgaaataaaataaaatggcttttagCTGCAAGACAGGCAAAGGAAATCCTGCCAAAGTGGTAGAGAAAGGAGAACCCTAATAccctgttggtaggagtgtaaattagtacagcctttACGGAGAAAAGTGTGGAAGtcctttaaagaactaaaaagaggTTGGGTgaggtggatcatgcctgtaatcccggcactttgggagaccgaggcgggcacctcagttgaggtcatgagtttgagagcagcccagccaacatggggaaaccccatctatactaaaaaaaacaaaaagtagccaggcatggtggcgtgcacctgtaatcccagctactagggaggctgaggcaggaaaatcatttgaacccaggaggcggaggttgcaatgagccaagatgacttcacttgtactccagcctgggcacagagggaaactgtctcaaaaacaaaaacaaaacaacaaacgaATAACTAAAAAGAGAACTTTCATAgtatccagcaatttcactactgggtttatatccaaaggaaagtaaATCAATATATCGAAGTGATATCTGCACTCGTATGATTggtgcagcactgttcacagtagccaagatgtGGAGTCAACCTACCtgcccatcagtggatgaatggatagagagaATGTAGTACATACGCACAGTGGAGACTACTCATCCATAGAAAGAATAACATCCTGAtatttgcagccacatggatggaactggaagtcattacaAAGATTCCCATTTCTCACCCATATACAGAGCTAAAAGGTGGATCTCatgaaggtagagagtagaatggtggcttcCAGAGGCCAGGAATAAAAGGGtggagggtaaaaaaaaaaaaaaaaaaaaatatatatatatatatatatatatatatatatatatatgtttatatatgtgtgtgtgtgtgtatatatatatatatatatatatataaatgtatttatgacCACTAGactttacacttaaaaatggtaaatgtggctgggcgtggtggctcatgcctgtaatcccagcactttgggaggcagatgcgggtggatcacgtggtcaggagttggagaccagctcgaccaacatggtgaaaccccctctctactaaaaatacaaaaagtagcctggcgtggtggtgcgcgcctgtagcaccagctactcaggtggctgaagcaggagaatcacttgaacccaggaggcggaagttgcagtgagctgagattgtgccactgcactccagcataggggacagagctagactctgcctcaaaaaaaaaaaaaatgttaaaggtggTAAGCTATATAGGTATATttatcctcaataaatatttcttcaaacaAAAGTAAAGGGTGTAGGGGTTGCTGGTGATGACATCCCTGTGTGGGTGAGAGGCCAGGATGGGCTTCTGGGAAATGGGTAATGTTGAGGGGCTGAGGGAACCTCTGATCTTCCCAAACTGAGCCCAGTCTCTCTCCTCTGGGTCTCTCCTGACCGTTTTCTCCATCTGCCTGTGTGCCTGGAGCCCTGGCCGCGGGCCTTCATGCAGGCCGTGTAGGAGGGTTTGGAGGTGCCCTGTCTGCCATCCTGTGCCCTGATCCCTCCCTCACACCCAAGCTTCGTCTTCTCTCTGCATCTGTCCATGCTTCTCTCCATCATCAGCAGGAAGCTCCTCAGCTAAGGCTCTAGGATCATAGGACATGAGACAGATATggggtttcctcacctgtgacaGAAACAAGCAGTGGGTCACTCGAGTTTGACCACTCGTATGGAGAGTCACGGAAAGAGCCGAAGCATCTGTAGGTTCCTCCGTGGGTGGCAGGGCCCAGAGGAAAGTCGGCCTGGAATGTTCCGTTGACCTTGGGCCCTGCAGAGAACCTACGTTCATGGGCCTCCCCCTCCCTGGATAGATGGTACATGTCATAGGAGCTCCGGGAGCTGCAGGACAAGGTCACGCTCTCTCCTGCCAGAACCGTGGGGCCCGGCTGGGCTGAGAGAGAAGGTTTCTCATATAGacctggaggagaagaggcattttcCTTACGGAGGATCTTCCTTGTCACAGCTCCCTTCACCTGAGCTGAGAACTCACTCCCCTGCTCTATGacctaatgctctctctctctctctctctcaccctccaccccatCTCTCTTCATGTCTATTTCCTTCTTccaccttctctgtctctctaggTCTCTGACCTCGCTTCCCCACCTCTAGATATGTTTTCCCTTTTTGGattcttttattctctctgaCTCTCCTTGGATTGGTTGACTTgatgttacttttttaaattctaagtttCTCACGTTGTGTCCTGTTCATAACTTTCTGCATATTTCTATCTATTATCTGTcgatctatctatttatctattcgGTGCCTATCTACAAATTCTCTACCtgtcatctatatctatatatcatctatgtatctatcacttgtctatctatccatcaatcATCtgttatttatatgtatgtatcatctctctctctatgATTTCTGTCTGCCTCTCTATCTGTACGTATTATctgtcttcatcatcatcatctctatgtattatctattaatgaatcaatcaatcatcatctatgtatctttaacctattatctatcatctacctatttatcatctatctatatctatccatctatcatctgtctTGCTCTGCCTCTCGGTCTCTCTAGTTCTCTTTGGAATCTCTGCAATTCATCCCCACATCTCCATGTTTCTATGTCCTTGTGCCTCTCTCTCAGGACTCTAATTTTAGTGCTTTTCTCTGCTCCCTGCCAtcattctcaccactcctctgccctcttttctctctctttatgtgTCTGTGAGTCTCTCAATCTCCTTCCTCTGGCTCATtctctgtgtgtttatgtctttGCTTTTTGGTGTTCCTGATTTTTCTCTGTGCCTCTCAGTGATCCTTTCATATGTGGGGTTATTTGGAATGTGAGCCACAGAATCCAGTCTGGAGACCACAAGTTCACACAGCATACAGGGGTTGGTGTTCTGGGGCCATGATATCCTGGGACGATTACTCTCCATTACATGGAAGGCAGAGGTGTCAGAATAAACATGGCCTGTAGGTGCCACAAGGCCTGAGGCCACAGGGCCCAACTCAGGTCATAAATATGGGTGTCCTTGGGTTCTCCTGGTAGAGAACACTTTGTGGaggtaaaacagaaatgaaacttCTAACCTGTGCCAGGTCTGTGAGCAAAGTCAGCATGGAGGGACACCTCTCTCTGGgacatgtctgtctgtctgtctcttttaactctttctgtcttttctaacTCCCTGTATGGCCCCTGTGTCTGTCCTCTGTTATGACACCTGGTCTGTACTTGTGTctcctgtttctctgtctctgttggTACAAACCTCAGCAAGTCAGTCTCTCTCCATAAGAATACCAAGCTCATCTTCCTTACAACTACCTGGGGGTTCCAAGTCGTGGATCATTCACTCTGCATCCCAATGACAATGAGAATGTCCGGACACTCTCACCTGTGATGACGATGTCCAGAGGGTCACTGGGAGCTGACAACTGATAGGGGGAGTGAGTAACAGAACCGTAGCATCTGTAGGTCCCTGCAAGGTCTTGCATCATGGGACCGATGGAGAAGTTGGCCTTGGAGACCCCATCATGGTGCTCTCCAATGAGGTGCAAAGTGTCCTTAAACTTCCCTTCTCTGTGCAGAAGGAAGTGCTGAAACCTGACATCTGACCAACATTGCAGGATGACTGTCTCTTCTGATTTCACCAGGGGACCTGGGTGGGCCAGGAGGGAAGGTTTTCTGTGGACTCCTAGGAAGAGAGGTTGTGAGTTTAGAAGGTGTCTCTCTTTATCATCCCATCCATGGCACCTAGAATGAGTGAGGCTTCCCCTTGCtggtgtctgtctctctccttcctctctgtgtcttcatGTTCTTTTCTGTGCCCTTAACTCCTGGTGCAGGTCCTTccatctgtctccctccctcttctctgtccctctgtctctagTAGCCTCTGATTCCCTTCCCACTGGGCTGAGCCTCATCTCTTGGGGTGTTGTATCTATTTCACACTAATGTATTTCCTGCTGTTTATGTGGGGGTGAAAGAGGAACCAGGATAGGCTGCACATCCAGGCTCTTATCAGCCTGGTTCAATCTCTTTTGGATGAATTGCAATCCTTGGCAGAAGGTATGAACTGATGAATAAGGCAGGCACCAGTGTCCACACACCCTGTTCCTGGTGGGGACTGGGAGCCACTCTTGCCATGCCTGTGCCTTCTCCATGGTGCCAGCTTCCATAGGCTGGCTCCTGGTGCTGGTTGGAGGAGTATCAACCCCTCCCTATGTGGATGGAGCCTGGTGGTGGCATCATCATCCCACCCTTGCTGATCTCAGGGTAGCCAACCTTCTCCTTGTTTggtttctttaattaattaattaattatggagacagagtctcactccttcacccaggctggagtgaagtggtgtggtctaggctcactgcaacctctgtctcctgggttcaagtgattctcctgccctcagcctcctgagtcgctaggattacatgcacctgccaccatgcctggctttcctTGGGTTGTTTCTTAACTTGTCCTTGACCTGGGTTCCAGTGttggtttcctgttgctgctgtagaAAATTATCAGAagcatggcagcaggagagaccaCACTGACACCTTCCAGTACTGGAGACAGAAATTGGACCCTATTTTtcctgggctaaaatcaaggcatcTGCAGGGCTTTGTTCCCTCTGGAGACTCTGGAGAATCAGTTCCTTGACTTTTCCAGCCTCTATAGGCCACCTGCATTCATGGATCTTGgccttcctccaccttcaaagcTGGTGAAGACTTCCACTGGACTGCTCTAATCCCcactcccctcttcctcctcctttcatgtgcacccttgtgattacactgagcCCAGTGGGACAGTCCAGGCTGTCTCCCCATGAGCTCCATCTTCCCCTTCAGTCCCTTCCCCTATAACATAAATAGTCACAGACTCCAGGGATTAGAATGTAGTCATCACTGGGGACAATTATTCTTCCCACCACAGCACCCATTTCCCTGTATTCAATCCCCCTTTACCACAAATACAGTCAGGGCCTGCGTGATGGGACCCTCAAGGACATGCCCAACAGAAGCTCTGGGATTCAGGAGGTGGGACAAGGAGAATCCAAGACAGGAGCCCTCTGACCTATGACCACGATCACCAGGGGGTTGCTGGGTGCTGACCACCCActgggggagtgtgtgtgtgaacCCCGACATCTGTATGTCCCTGTGTGTGCGGGGGTCACAGGGCCCATGAAAAGGCTGTTCCAGAATATTCTGTTGTAGAGCTCAGGGACAGGCACCCCACCTTCCTTTTACAGACTGAAGTTGTTAAACCCAAGATAAGAGTGACACCGAAGAATGACATGTCCTAGAGGCACCACAAGGCTGGGCCAGGCAGACAGCAAGGGCTTGTCCTGACCACCTTGGGGAGAAGGAGGCGCCGCCTTAGAGAGGAGGATGTGGAACTGCCCTTCCCTCCCTGTGCTCAGAAGATTCTCCTCGCTTTCCACGTTTCTATGGCTACTATCACACCTTGGTGCCCAGGGCTGAAGGAAGGACCCATCCCGCAAAGACATGGTGTCTCCCTACAACAAAAGCCTCAGCTGAGAACTTTGAGCAAGTGCTGAGTAAAGAGACTCCTACTAGATTTTAATACTGTAAGATTACTCACATAAAACAACACAGGGTAGACATGAGGTGGAGGGCATGTCCT encodes:
- the KIR2DL3 gene encoding killer cell immunoglobulin-like receptor 2DL3 precursor; translated protein: MSLMVVSMVCVGFFLLQGAWPHEGVHRKPSLLAHPGPLVKSEETVILQCWSDVRFQHFLLHREGKFKDTLHLIGEHHDGVSKANFSIGPMMQDLAGTYRCYGSVTHSPYQLSAPSDPLDIVITGLYEKPSLSAQPGPTVLAGESVTLSCSSRSSYDMYHLSREGEAHERRFSAGPKVNGTFQADFPLGPATHGGTYRCFGSFRDSPYEWSNSSDPLLVSVTGNPSNSWPSPTEPSSETGNPRHLHVLIGTSVVIILFILLLFFLLHRWCCNKKNAVVMDQEPAGNRTVNREDSDEQDPQEVTYAQLNHCVFTQRKITRPSQRPKTPPTDIIVYTELPNAEP